The following nucleotide sequence is from Syntrophorhabdaceae bacterium.
CACGCACAGCATAAAACAGGAAATAACAGAGGCGGAGAGAAATCTCATCACGTCTGCCCTGAGGCAGACAAACGGAAACAAGAGAAAGGCGGCAATCCTTCTCTCCATGCCAAGGTCAACCCTTTACGAGAAGATAAAGAGGCATAATATTCGTCCGGATTTATGATTCGTACTCCAGGAATTACCCGTACAGTACACTGACTGGTAAATATAATAAAGTGTAGCAAAAGGTGAATAAACTGGCAACATGGAACCGCGGCCAAGTGACCTGTCCCCCAAAATTAGTACACCTTGAGAATAGAGGTTCTGTATAATACAGGATACCGGTAAGAGAGGATCAGGGAATTGAAAGATCATCATCAGCAGAGAGGTGACGAGGTCATCTCCATACTGGAAGAAGGTAGTAAAAATGCCTATCAGGTGGCATCACAGATGACATGGAATATTGATTGTGACTCCTGGAATTCTTTTCCTGCTATGCAGAAATTTTTTGCTACCGGAGAGGCGATCGCTCATTTAAAATATCTTGAGGCAAAAGGGATGATAAGAAAGGAGATGCGAGAACAAAAGATAGTATACTCAATGGCATAAATCTTCCCAAAAAGACATAAGCTGCTCTGCCGTTACCAAAATAGGATTGGGAACTAAGGACACTCTATATTCCTTCTTGCCTGAGCTTATTCTCAATACCCTGCCTTAGCTGTTTTTTATCTATCTTTATACTGCCAGCAAGAGGGAGGTCATCTAACAATTCAATTCTTTCCGGTATCTTAAATGCCGCTACACCTCTTTCTCTGAAAAAAAGTGAGATTTCCGCAAGATCCAATGTTTCCCCTTCTTTAAGCACCAAACAGCCACATACCTTTTCCCCCATTTTAGGGTCAGGTATCCCGATAACAGCAGCCTTTAGTATTTTCGAATGCTGAAGAAGGATACTCTCAATTTCAAGAGGATAAATGTTCTGACCACCCCGGATGATCATATCCTTACGTCTACCCCTGATGGTCAACCTGCCCTCATTATCAAAATTACCAAGGTCACCGGTATGAAACCACCCATCTGACCATGCATTCTGGGTTGCCTCTGAATCTCTGTAATATCCTGGCTCACAGTGTGGTCCATTCACAACAACCTCGCCTATCTCGCCCTTAGGAACTTCCTGACCCCCCTCATCAATAAGCTTGCATATATTACCGTCCAATGGCACGCCCACCGTGGTGAGGAGGTTTTCTTTTGTGTCATCCGCAAATGATGAGCTCGTTGTCCCAGCATCAAGTGTGCCGTATGCGGGCAAGCCTGGCTTTTTAAACTTCTCCCAAACCTTGAGCCCCTGATCATACGGGAGTGCAGAACCACCATATTTCACAATTCGAATAGAACTAACGTCGTATTTTTCAAAATCAGGTAGTTCAAGGATTCTAATAAGGATCGCCGGTACTGTTGCAATCACAGTCACCTTTTCTTTTTCAATGAGTGTAAGTATCTCT
It contains:
- a CDS encoding class I adenylate-forming enzyme family protein, giving the protein MNPTRFTQNMIDEYVRMGYWDYSLISDYWDRNASSRPDVVALVEEDSKITWAESKKQIDNMAASLIELGIERDERIAIQLHNCIDLFTFRLACEKAGIVAVTLLPNFREAEVSAILKYTEAAGMVIPHEFRQFNYMNMMKKLNTDLPALRHVFVIGDDVPEGAISVKEMASQKREYPSDNFQKTRFSPFETFQIATTTGTTGMPKCVELVSAVRQCTGKVIKNRLKITEKDVVGAFAPAIAGGCYNEVYRASPMAGAKIVLAKYFTPEEILTLIEKEKVTVIATVPAILIRILELPDFEKYDVSSIRIVKYGGSALPYDQGLKVWEKFKKPGLPAYGTLDAGTTSSSFADDTKENLLTTVGVPLDGNICKLIDEGGQEVPKGEIGEVVVNGPHCEPGYYRDSEATQNAWSDGWFHTGDLGNFDNEGRLTIRGRRKDMIIRGGQNIYPLEIESILLQHSKILKAAVIGIPDPKMGEKVCGCLVLKEGETLDLAEISLFFRERGVAAFKIPERIELLDDLPLAGSIKIDKKQLRQGIENKLRQEGI